The Triticum aestivum cultivar Chinese Spring chromosome 7B, IWGSC CS RefSeq v2.1, whole genome shotgun sequence genome window below encodes:
- the LOC123161778 gene encoding putative pentatricopeptide repeat-containing protein At3g05240, with the protein MATRATTPSYLYNALLRRAVDHRSLLLAFRAMLRAGVAPDHFTFPFALKALAQARAAAPPRAGGALRCLHAQLAKSGHGADVYVTSSLVHAYAAAAADAASARAVFDAARHRNVVTWTAMIAGHAAAGEARDAVALFREAVASGQEVINSVTVLQVMAACAQCGDIESGRWVHDTLRRWRVEPVLLDVALATAVLHMYAACGGLSVAAQVFDAIPQRNEVSWNAMVEVCNRHGRSDKVLETFAAMHSAGMKPDKVTWLSILRACTSKGDTGLSRGVHAYMEKTNCCRHVAVCTSLMDMYSKKGNAQSALQIFHCFKGKDLMAWTSMISSLAKHGQGRDAVQLFKQMEYGGVVPDHVAFLGVLTACSHAGMVDEGRKYFDSMLNLYGIRPTVKHYGCMIDLLSRAGYLGEVERMMQLMPIQPSVRMWGSMMNGCKIHGKADVAERIGRGFAELNPQLSATYVVMSNIYAELGRWHAVEQTRRLMWQMGLKKNIGSSGTEVHMLCS; encoded by the coding sequence ATGGCGACTCGCGCCACCACCCCCTCCTACCTCTACAACGCCCTCCTCCGCCGCGCCGTAGACCACCGCAGCCTCCTGCTGGCCTTCCGGGCTATGCTGCGCGCGGGAGTCGCGCCGGACCACTTCACCTTTCCCTTCGCCCTCAAGGCGCTCGCCCAGGCACGCGCCGCAGCGCCACCGCGCGCCGGCGGAGCCCTTCGGTGCCTCCACGCGCAGCTTGCCAAGTCTGGCCACGGCGCCGACGTCTACGTTACTTCCTCCCTCGTCCACGCCTACGCGgcagccgccgccgacgccgcctctGCACGGGCGGTGTTCGACGCCGCGCGCCACCGCAACGTCGTCACCTGGACGGCGATGATCGCTGGGCACGCCGCGGCTGGGGAGGCGCGGGATGCGGTCGCGCTATTCAGGGAGGCTGTGGCGAGCGGGCAGGAGGTAATTAATAGTGTCACGGTCCTGCAGGTGATGGCGGCGTGCGCGCAGTGCGGCGACATAGAGAGCGGGAGGTGGGTGCACGACACGCTCCGGCGCTGGCGCGTCGAGCCCGTATTGCTCGATGTTGCTCTTGCCACGGCGGTACTCCATATGTATGCTGCATGTGGTGGTCTAAGTGTTGCAGCTCAAGTGTTCGATGCAATTCCTCAAAGAAACGAGGTGTCCTGGAATGCAATGGTTGAGGTTTGTAATCGTCATGGAAGGTCGGATAAGGTTCTAGAAACTTTTGCTGCTATGCATTCTGCTGGGATGAAGCCTGATAAGGTGACATGGCTGAGCATACTGCGTGCTTGTACATCGAAGGGAGATACGGGCTTAAGCCGAGGGGTTCACGCATACATGGAAAAGACTAATTGTTGTCGACATGTTGCAGTTTGCACATCTCTAATGGATATGTATTCAAAAAAAGGAAATGCACAGAGCGCGCTCCAGATATTTCATTGTTTCAAAGGGAAGGATTTGATGGCATGGACAAGCATGATCAGCAGTTTGGCGAAGCATGGCCAAGGCAGAGATGCAGTGCAGCTCTTCAAGCAGATGGAGTATGGTGGCGTTGTTCCAGACCATGTTGCATTTTTAGGCGTGCTTACTGCTTGCAGTCATGCAGGGATGGTGGATGAAGGCAGGAAATATTTTGACTCCATGCTGAATCTTTACGGCATCAGACCAACGGTTAAACATTATGGATGTATGATTGATCTGTTGAGCCGTGCAGGTTACTTAGGAGAGGTTGAGAGGATGATGCAATTGATGCCTATTCAGCCCAGTGTTAGAATGTGGGGAAGTATGATGAACGGTTGCAAGATACATGGTAAGGCCGATGTAGCTGAGAGGATAGGAAGGGGGTTTGCTGAACTTAACCCTCAGTTAAGTGCAACCTATGTGGTCATGTCCAACATATATGCAGAGCTTGGTAGGTGGCATGCGGTCGAGCAAACTAGGAGGTTGATGTGGCAGATGGGATTGAAGAAAAATATAGGCTCAAGTGGCACTGAAGTGCACATGTTGTGCTCCTGA